The Deltaproteobacteria bacterium genomic sequence TGGAAGACGATCTGCAGGCGCTGCCGGAGCGGGCGCAGCTCGTCCTGCGAGAGCGCGCGCAGGTCCTTGCCTTCGAACCACACCTTTCCAGCGATCGACGGCACGAGTCCGAGAATCGAGCGGCCCACCGTGGTCTTGCCGCAGCCCGACTCGCCGACGAGCGCGAGCGTCTTGCCGGGCCAGATCTCGAGGTCGACGCCGTCGACCGCGCGCACGTGGCCGACCGTCTTGCGGAAGAGTCCGCGCTTGATCGGGAACCAGGTCGTCAGGCCCTCGACCCTCAGCAGCGGCGCAGCGTTCGTCATCGCGCGCCCTCCTGCTCCACCGCGAAGCACGCGGCCCAGTGCCCATCGCCCAGCGCCGTCTGCGCCGGCGCGCTCGCGCTGCACTTCTCAATCACGCGCGGGCAGCGCGAGGCGAAGCGGCAGGCCGCGGTCCACTCGGTCGGCGGCGGCACGACGCCCGCGATCTCGTGCAGGCGCTCGCCCGGCTGCGCGAGGCCGGGCATCGATTTCAAGAGACCGACCGTGTACGGGTGCCGCGGGCGCGCCAGCACGTCCTCGCGCTTGCCCAGCTCGACGATGCGGCCAGCGTACATCACCGCCACGCGATCGGCGAGCTCGTTCACGACGCCGAGGTCGTGGGTGATCAGCAGGATCGCGGCGTCGCTCTCGCGCTGCAGCTCGCGCATCAGCTCGAGCACCTGCGCCTGAATCGTGACGTCGAGCGCGGTGGTGGGCTCGTCGGCGATCAGCACCTGCGGCTTGGTCGCGAGCGCCATCGCGATCATCACGCGCTGCTTGAGCCCGCCCGAGAGCTGGTGCGGGTACGCGTCGAAGCGCTGCTCGGCATCGGGGATTCGCACGCGCTCGAACAGCTCGATCACACGCTTTCGCGCCTCGCCGTGGGAAACCTTCTCGTGCAGGCGGATCGCCTCGACGACTTGCTCCCCCGCGCGCAGCACAGGCGAGAGGCTCGTCATCGGCTCCTGGAAGATCATTCCCAGCTGGGTGCCGCGAACCTTGCGCATCTCGGGCACGGGGAGCTTCGTGATGTCGCGCCCATTCAGCTCGATCACGCCCTCGATCGCGCCCGGCTTCGGCACGAGCCGCATCGCTGCGAACGCCGTCATCGACTTGCCGCAGCCCGACTCGCCGACCAGCGCGAGCACTTCGCCGCGCGCGATCTCGAACGAGACGCCATCGACGACGGGGAGGCGCTGCCCCGCGTTCGGGAAAGTGATGCGCAGATTCTCGATGCGGAGCGCGGGCTGCGTCATCGCTTACTCGCGCTCCCGCGCCGTGCGCGGATCGAGCACGTCGCGCAGCGCGTCGCCCACGAGGTTCACGGCGAGCAGCAGCGCGAAGATCGCGGTGCCCGCTGCGGCGATGTTCCACCACACGATCGGCTCGCGCGCGAGCTCGTTGCGCGCCTGGTCGATCATCTGGCCCCAGCTGCCGTCCACGCCGATGCCGAGGTACGAGAGAATCGTCTCGGAGATCACGAGGCCGGAGAACAGCAGCACGAACGTGATGATCACGAGGTGGAACAGGTTCGGGACGATGTGGCGCCACAGGATGCGCGCCTCCGACACGCCGAGCGCGCGCGCGGCCTGCACGTAATCGAGCTCGCGCAGCTTCAGCGTCTCGCCCCGCGAGACGCGCGAGAGCCCGACCCAGCTCGTGACGCCGAGCGCGAAGCACACCTGCCAGGTGCCGCGCCCGAGCGCCATCACGATCGCGATCAGCAGCAAGAGCGACGGGATCGAGGCGAGGGTCGACATCACGAAGAACACCAGGTCGTCCCAGCGGCCGCCGAAGTAGCCCGCGGTCACGCCCAACAAGAGCGCCAGCGGGATCGCGATCGCGCTGGTGAAGCCGCCGATCAGCAGCGCCACGCGCGCACCCTTCAGCGTGCGATAGAGCACGTCGCGGCCGAGGATGTCGGTGCCGAGCAGGTGTCCGCCGGGATCGTTGAGCGCGAACTTCTCGTAGAACGTGACGTCCGCGAGCGGCGCCGAGTAGCTCTCCTCCGCGACGCCCGCGAAGGCGCGGTCGATCACGCTGCGCGCCTCGTTCGCGGCGACGACGTCCTCGCCCTTCGTCTCTCCGCCGATCCACGCGATCGAGTCCAGCAGCGCGATCCCGACGAACAGCGCGATCACGAGCACCGACCCCCAGCGCCGCCGCCACACCTCGGCCAGCGCCTCGCGCCAGAGCCGGTTCTTACGGATCGCGCGCCCCGCCCAGAGCCCGAGCGCGAGCAGCGCGGCGACGATCAGATTCCCGACGACGTGCGCTTCCACGCCTACTCCAGCCGCACGCGCGGATCGACGAGCGCATAGCTCACGTCGGTGATGATCTGCGTCACCACGAACGCGAGCGCGCCGATGAACACCATCACGCGCAGCGTCGCGAAGTCGTTGGCGTTGATCGCGTCGACCGTGATGCCGCCGAGGCCGGGGATGCCGAAGAAGGCCTCGAGCAAGAGCGAGCCCGTGAACAGGAACGGGATCGTGAGCAGCACGCGCGTCAGCACCGGGATCAGGCTGTTGCGCAGCACGTGGCGCAGCATCACGCGCATCTCGCTCGCGCCCTTGGCGCGCGCGGTGCGCACGTAGTCGCGGCTCGTTTCCTCCACGAACACGGTGCGCAGGAAGCGCACTTCGCCGCCGACGCCCGAAATCACGCCCACGAGCACGGGCAGCGCGAGGAAGCGCGCGATCACGTCTGGATCGCGCGAGAAGCCGGAGAGCGGGAACCACGAGAGCAGCTTCGCGATCAGGTACTGCGCGCCGATGATCTGCAGCAGGATCGGCAGCGACATCAGCAGCACGCACAGGAACACGCCCATGCGATCGATGTAGGTGCCGCGGAAGACCGCGACGAAGAGGCCGACGGCGATCGCGAGCGCGATCTCGATCAGGAACAGCGGGATCATCAGCGCGAGGCTCGCGGGCGCACCGCGCGCGAGGCGCTCGCCGATCGGCACGCCGTCGACGTCGCTGTGGCCGAAGTCGAACGTGAGCATCCGGCGGTAGTGGTCGTACAGCAGGTTGTTACGGAGCCCGCCCTCCGCGAACGAGGGCAAGAGTGGGCGGTCGTAGCCGTGGTTCGCCTTCCACTGGTCGATCGCCGATTGGCGCGCCTTCTCGCCGAGCGCGCGGCGCGCGATGTCGTCGGGCGAAGCGACGGTGAAGAACAGCACGAACAGGAGGCCGAGCACGCCGAGCACGACGCCGAAGCCGTAGGCGAGCCTGCGGATCACGTAGGCGGCCACGTCACTGCCGCTCGCGGAAGAAGGTGCGGAACGCGGGGATCATGCCGAGCACGAGCGCGAGACCGATCGCGTACGCGGGCCAGCGCACGGGGCGATTCCAGGCCGCGCGCTGCTGCGTGCGCAGGTCGGGATCGACCGCGTAGTACTTCGACATCGGCTGCGACATCCCGAACTGCTTCACGTTGTGGATCCAGCCGTGCACGAGCAGGTAGTCCTCGGGGTGATAGAGCTCGATGTGCGGGCGCTCCTCCTCGATCACGCGGCGCATCGCCTGTATCACGGCCATGCGCTCCGGGCCGTTGTCCATCACGCGCATCTGCTGGAAGTACTTCTCGAACTCGGGGTGGCAGAAGTTCGTGCTGTTGGGGCCGCCGACGGTCGAGCGCCGGTAGTCGCAGCTGCGCAGGAAGAAGAAATTCTCGGGATCGGGATAGTCCGCGGACCAGCCCCAGAAGTAGACCTGATAAGCGAGGCGCTGAACCTTGTTCTGGAACTCGTTGTAGGTGGTCGCCTTCAGCTCGACGTCGAGGCCGAGCTTGCGCCACTCGTTGATGAAGAACTCGTCCTGCAGCTCCTGCACCGTGTTCACGATGTACGCGTCGAAGCTGAGCTTCAGCGGCTTGCCCGTGGCGGGATCGACGCCGTCCGGGTAGCCCGCCTCGACGAGGAGCTTTCGCGCGCGCTCGAGGTCGGGCTTGCGATACGGGTTCACGTATTCGGGGTCGTAGCCGTAGAGGCCCGGCGGAATCATCGACTGCGAGGCGAGCCCGCGGCCGTTCAGGAACAGGCGAATCCACGTTTCGGAGTCGATCGCGAGGCTCATCGCCTGCCGCAGCTTCTTCGCTCGCTCGCCGCCCTTCGCGCCGACGACGGCGTCCTCCATGTTGAAGCCGAGATAGAACCATCCGGGCGACACGGTGCTCGAGAGCTCGATGCCCTTCTGCTCCATTTCCGGCGAGAGCCGATCGTTCTTCACGACCTGATCGAAGCTCTCGCGGATGATTCCCGAGCGGTCGTAATAACCCTGCAGGAACTTGTGGAAGCCCGGGATCGACTCTTTGTCGCGCCGGTACTCCAGGCGATCGGCCAAAGGCAGTCGCTGGCCCGCGTACTCGAGGAGCCCGCGCTCTGCGTCGCCGGGCTCGCCCTCGCTCGGGTAGAACGCGCCCGGCGCTTCCTCCGGACTCTTCGCCTTCAGGCCGTACCAGTTCTCGTTCTTCACGAACTGCACGAACGCCTGCTTGTCGTACACGGTGAGCTTGAACGGACCGGTGCCCACCGCCCAGTCGCGGAACAGCGGGCGGCCCTCTTCGCCGTCGTAATAAGCGACGGATTCCCACGCGATCGG encodes the following:
- a CDS encoding ABC transporter ATP-binding protein, which translates into the protein MTQPALRIENLRITFPNAGQRLPVVDGVSFEIARGEVLALVGESGCGKSMTAFAAMRLVPKPGAIEGVIELNGRDITKLPVPEMRKVRGTQLGMIFQEPMTSLSPVLRAGEQVVEAIRLHEKVSHGEARKRVIELFERVRIPDAEQRFDAYPHQLSGGLKQRVMIAMALATKPQVLIADEPTTALDVTIQAQVLELMRELQRESDAAILLITHDLGVVNELADRVAVMYAGRIVELGKREDVLARPRHPYTVGLLKSMPGLAQPGERLHEIAGVVPPPTEWTAACRFASRCPRVIEKCSASAPAQTALGDGHWAACFAVEQEGAR
- a CDS encoding ABC transporter permease, whose amino-acid sequence is MEAHVVGNLIVAALLALGLWAGRAIRKNRLWREALAEVWRRRWGSVLVIALFVGIALLDSIAWIGGETKGEDVVAANEARSVIDRAFAGVAEESYSAPLADVTFYEKFALNDPGGHLLGTDILGRDVLYRTLKGARVALLIGGFTSAIAIPLALLLGVTAGYFGGRWDDLVFFVMSTLASIPSLLLLIAIVMALGRGTWQVCFALGVTSWVGLSRVSRGETLKLRELDYVQAARALGVSEARILWRHIVPNLFHLVIITFVLLFSGLVISETILSYLGIGVDGSWGQMIDQARNELAREPIVWWNIAAAGTAIFALLLAVNLVGDALRDVLDPRTARERE
- a CDS encoding ABC transporter permease; the encoded protein is MAAYVIRRLAYGFGVVLGVLGLLFVLFFTVASPDDIARRALGEKARQSAIDQWKANHGYDRPLLPSFAEGGLRNNLLYDHYRRMLTFDFGHSDVDGVPIGERLARGAPASLALMIPLFLIEIALAIAVGLFVAVFRGTYIDRMGVFLCVLLMSLPILLQIIGAQYLIAKLLSWFPLSGFSRDPDVIARFLALPVLVGVISGVGGEVRFLRTVFVEETSRDYVRTARAKGASEMRVMLRHVLRNSLIPVLTRVLLTIPFLFTGSLLLEAFFGIPGLGGITVDAINANDFATLRVMVFIGALAFVVTQIITDVSYALVDPRVRLE